A region from the Wansuia hejianensis genome encodes:
- a CDS encoding cation-translocating P-type ATPase has product MKHQIEQAEPLHKRRPTTRYQADVRKGLTSEQVSEYRENGWDNCSVQPPSKTTKEIIKSNLLTYFNLIFLLIAILLVVVGSFRDLTFLPIIIANTLIGIIQELNAKKTLEKLTVLNAPKVRAVRNGKTKMVSSEDLVLDDIVIFNAGNQICADAVVAEGEVSVNESLLTGESDEITKKPGDHLMSGSFIVSGSCYARLEKVGADSYISKLTIEAKATKEGEQSEMIRSLNKLVMVVGILIIPIGLILFGQQYIYAKASLRDSVTSMVAAIIGMIPEGLYLLASVTLAVSVVRLSMKKVLVHDMKCIETLARVNVLCVDKTGTITENTMKVNSICPLPAYDPEHMDPLEETLSDFAAAQSPDNITMAALQESFKTPGGMTPVSITSFSSAYKYSSATFSDASYVLGAPEFVLREDYSEYQEIIEEKSSKGYRVLVFGKYAGTPTGKELTEKVTPLCLILLSNPIRKDAPETFRFFAKQGVAIKVISGDNPVTVSEVAKQAGIADADKFVDAATLRSMEDISKAVLEYTVFGRVTPNQKRQFVQALKAAGKTVAMTGDGVNDVLALKDADCSVAMASGSDAAAQASQLVLLESDFARMPDVVMEGRQVVNNLERSGSLFLVKNIFSLLMSMFSIIFSISYPLEPSQVSLISMFTIGMPAFFLSQVPNKNLIRGHFITNILLKALPAGITDAVIVGALVIFGETFNVSSLDISTAATMLLAIVGFMILYQISKPMDLIRWIIWGISIVGLIFCSIFLKDLFAITGMSTRCIMLFLVFSIITEPLFRYLTKLVTMLRNLYLKLRHREAEIQETA; this is encoded by the coding sequence ATGAAACACCAAATCGAACAAGCGGAACCGCTACATAAGCGCCGCCCCACCACCCGGTATCAGGCCGACGTGCGGAAAGGCCTGACCTCTGAACAGGTCAGCGAATACCGGGAGAACGGCTGGGACAACTGCTCCGTGCAGCCGCCTTCCAAGACTACTAAGGAAATTATAAAGAGTAATCTTCTGACATATTTCAACCTGATCTTCCTGCTGATAGCCATTCTGTTGGTTGTCGTAGGTTCCTTTCGGGACCTGACATTTCTTCCGATTATCATTGCCAATACCCTGATAGGAATTATTCAGGAGCTGAATGCCAAGAAAACACTGGAAAAGCTCACCGTCCTCAACGCGCCTAAAGTTCGTGCTGTCCGGAATGGCAAGACGAAGATGGTATCGTCGGAAGACCTGGTGTTGGATGATATTGTTATCTTCAACGCCGGCAATCAGATCTGCGCCGACGCTGTCGTGGCAGAAGGCGAGGTTTCCGTGAATGAATCCCTCCTGACCGGCGAATCCGATGAGATTACGAAGAAGCCGGGAGATCATCTGATGTCCGGCAGCTTTATTGTGTCAGGAAGCTGTTACGCAAGGCTGGAAAAGGTAGGAGCAGACTCTTATATCTCCAAACTGACCATCGAGGCCAAAGCCACCAAAGAGGGCGAACAGTCAGAGATGATCCGTTCTCTGAATAAGTTAGTGATGGTTGTGGGCATTCTGATTATACCCATCGGGTTGATACTGTTTGGCCAGCAATATATCTACGCCAAGGCTTCCCTCAGAGACAGCGTGACCTCTATGGTGGCCGCAATCATCGGAATGATCCCGGAAGGCCTCTACCTGCTGGCCAGTGTGACCCTGGCAGTCAGCGTCGTACGCCTTTCCATGAAGAAGGTGCTCGTACACGACATGAAATGTATAGAAACTCTGGCCCGTGTCAATGTGCTCTGCGTGGATAAGACCGGTACGATCACAGAGAATACCATGAAGGTCAACAGCATCTGCCCCCTTCCCGCTTACGATCCCGAACACATGGACCCGCTGGAGGAAACCCTCAGTGATTTCGCAGCCGCCCAGTCTCCGGACAATATCACCATGGCGGCTCTTCAGGAGTCTTTTAAGACTCCTGGCGGCATGACGCCCGTGAGCATCACCTCCTTCTCTTCTGCATACAAATACAGCAGCGCCACATTCTCTGACGCTTCCTATGTGCTGGGTGCGCCTGAATTTGTCCTCCGCGAGGATTATTCGGAATATCAGGAAATCATTGAAGAAAAAAGCAGCAAAGGCTATCGTGTCCTGGTGTTCGGCAAATACGCCGGAACACCGACGGGTAAGGAATTGACCGAGAAGGTGACTCCGCTCTGCCTGATTCTGCTCTCCAACCCGATCCGTAAGGACGCACCGGAGACTTTTCGATTCTTCGCCAAGCAGGGCGTCGCCATTAAGGTGATTTCCGGAGACAATCCGGTCACCGTTTCAGAGGTTGCCAAGCAGGCCGGGATCGCTGACGCTGATAAATTTGTTGACGCTGCCACCCTTCGTTCCATGGAGGACATTTCAAAAGCCGTGCTGGAATACACAGTGTTCGGAAGGGTAACCCCCAACCAGAAGCGCCAGTTCGTTCAGGCACTGAAGGCCGCCGGCAAGACAGTGGCGATGACCGGAGACGGTGTCAACGACGTACTGGCACTTAAAGACGCTGACTGTTCCGTAGCCATGGCCTCCGGAAGTGATGCCGCCGCACAGGCATCCCAGCTGGTGCTGCTGGAATCTGATTTTGCGCGGATGCCAGATGTGGTCATGGAAGGACGGCAGGTTGTCAACAACCTGGAACGGTCCGGAAGCCTCTTCCTGGTGAAGAACATTTTCTCTCTTCTGATGTCCATGTTCTCCATCATTTTCAGCATCAGTTATCCGCTGGAGCCTTCCCAGGTTTCGCTGATCAGCATGTTTACCATTGGAATGCCCGCGTTCTTCCTGTCACAGGTCCCGAATAAGAATCTGATCCGCGGCCATTTCATAACGAATATACTCCTGAAAGCTCTTCCTGCCGGTATCACCGACGCTGTGATCGTCGGGGCGCTGGTCATCTTCGGAGAGACTTTCAATGTGAGCTCCCTGGACATTTCCACGGCTGCCACCATGCTGCTGGCCATTGTAGGCTTTATGATCCTATATCAGATCAGCAAGCCCATGGATCTCATCCGCTG